In Apium graveolens cultivar Ventura chromosome 10, ASM990537v1, whole genome shotgun sequence, the following are encoded in one genomic region:
- the LOC141692091 gene encoding uncharacterized protein LOC141692091 has translation MARQERAISEMEESFAKFSMEDEDHGGISYEEDSTIHSEIDTKWCLVGKFLTDSSIDFHAMQHKMASLWRPGKGMYVKQLDSNRFLFQFYHEIDIKRVCDGSPWTFGHFHLVFERLKDGMDPRTMCINNLEIWVQLHDLGAGFMSQRVVTDIGNYIGRFVESDTNNFVGVWRDYFRVRVSIPLDVPLKRRMRLRKNATEWCWVRFKYEAVPTFCFICGLIGHSDRFCDKLFETQGDTVEKPYGTWMRADPKRRSYTMGSKWLRSGGTTPVIDEAEKGKDNSVAVNGADVISVSVKSGIEVELPTVTEVNGAKGGIQDNSKNQLLLYQEKTITDETNMDNNEILITDLKRRRLAQETMGPSPPLLMSLISWNCQGLGPPWKLQFLQDVIRQQRPAFVFLCKTLSNMEKMEWVRSRIGFQGMIAVEAKGRSGGLAMLWKDQDQVDLLSISDNHIDIAISENGVHTWRLTGFYGEPDRSKRRRTWELLKNLSRDSNLSWCTIGDMNNILSQSDKRGGAPYPQWLLEGFNETVMEAGLTDLELYGHKFTWERGRNTDAWIEIRLDRALATESWLQLFPDAKLYNLEGSSSDHSAIFLDLVRRSSRKKRRFFRFENAWLTEPLCSIIVQDNWEDNVGLNIQQKIQRCAENLGDWGKKITGGFNKRIRECHQKLKQLRRRRDAQPLQEYKDTKHQLYLILDQKEIFWRQRSKQLWLNAGDKNTKYFHAACNKRQRTNRITKLKDGSGEWLDWKNGLENLIQSFYSNLFTTAQVDYGEVVDCVSQTLDHEHNSELTKDVTREEVRFAIFQMHPDKAPGPDGMTPAFFQKHWHIGGEDVYKMVKHFFVTGDLIDGLNDTNIILIPKKKNLTVVGDLRPIALCNVLMKIITKVMANRMKGLLDHVVTETQSAFIPNRLISDNVMISYEIMHYLKGKRTGKDGYMALKLDISKAYDRIEWEFLRAILLKMGFSQWWVYLVLKCVTTVAYTISHANPEEALRMRDLLEIYERATGQQVNKSKSTVFYSSNVLQYNREFDKVNAKIRTWDGNFISRSGKEILVKHVAQTLPTYAMNVFLLPLEITRNIEQCLANFWWNSGKANSSSLHWMSWDILARDKNAGGMGFRHFRDFNIAMLGKQLWRLITNPTGLVARLYKAKYFATVDVFQAELGHNPSFIWRSLLEAKQLLLDGSRWRVGDGQHIQILGQPWLLTEVNPFITSNIQPLQNQVVASLMKVGAKEWDLEVVADVLNERDQNCVLAVPISNSNQKDSLLEP, from the exons ATGGCCAGACAAGAACGTGCAATTTCAGAGATGGAAGAAAGCTTTGCAAAATTCTCGATGGAGGATGAGGATCATGGAGGAATATCCTATGAGGAAGATTCAACGATTCATAGTGAAATAGATACGAAATGGTGTCTGGTAGGGAAGTTTCTAACTGATTCATCTATCGACTTTCATGCTATGCAACATAAGATGGCGTCCTTGTGGCGTCCGGGTAAAGGAATGTACGTGAAACAGTTGGACTCAAATCGCTTTTTATTTCAATtttaccatgaaattgacatcAAAAGAGTTTGTGATGGAAGCCCTTGGACTTTCGGGCATTTTCATTTAGTGTTTGAAAGATTAAAGGATGGTATGGATCCCAGAACAATGTGCATAAACAACCTCGAAATATGGGTGCAACTTCATGACTTGGGAGCCGGTTTTATGTCTCAGAGGGTTGTTACAGATATTGGTAACTACATAGGCAGGTTTGTGGAATCAGATACAAACAACTTCGTTGGGGTCTGGAGAGATTACTTTCGAGTCCGTGTGTCAATTCCATTGGATGTTCCATTAAAGAGACGAATGAGATTAAGAAAGAACGCAACAGAATGGTGCTGGGTAAGGTTTAAGTATGAAGCAGTGCCAACTTTTTGTTTCATCTGTGGTTTAATCGGCCATAGTGACAGATTTTGTGACAAGCTTTTTGAAACTCAAGGAGACACAGTTGAGAAGCCATATGGGACTTGGATGCGTGCAGATCCGAAACGCCGTTCTTACACCATGGGAAGTAAGTGGCTGCGCTCCGGTGGTACAACTCCGGTGATTGATGAGGCAGAGAAAGGAAAGGATAATTCTGTGGCCGTAAATGGTGCAGACGTAATCAGTGTGAGCGTGAAATCAGGGATTGAGGTGGAACTGCCAACTGTAACCGAGGTTAATGGAGCGAAAGGAGGGATACAGGATAATTCAAAAAACCAATTATTGTTGTATCAAGAGAAAACAATCACGGATGAGACTAATATGGATAATAATGAAATTTTAATTACAGACCTGAAAAGGAGGAGGTTGGCCCAGGAAACTATGGGCCCAA GCCCGCCACTCCTCATGAGTCTTATCAGTTGGAACTGCCAAGGTTTAGGGCCACCTTGGAAATTACAGTTCCTTCAGGACGTTATTCGTCAGCAAAGGCCTGCTTTTGTGTTCTTATGTAAAACGTTGAGTAATATGGAGAAGATGGAATGGGTAAGATCTCGCATTGGGTTTCAGGGTATGATCGCGGTGGAGGCGAAAGGCAGAAGTGGGGGTTTAGCTATGCTGTGGAAAGATCAGGACCAAGTGGATTTACTTAGTATATCGGACAACCATATAGATATAGCCATTTCAGAAAATGGAGTACACACTTGGCGTTTAACTGGGTTTTATGGCGAACCGGACAGAAGTAAGAGAAGAAGGACTTGGGAACTTCTGAAAAATCTTTCTCGTGACTCCAATTTATCATGGTGCACCATTGGGGACATGAACAACATCTTGTCTCAATCTGATAAGAGAGGTGGAGCTCCTTACCCTCAGTGGTTATTAGAGGGTTTTAATGAAACTGTGATGGAAGCTGGTCTAACAGACTTAGAGTTATATGGTCATAAGTTTACGTGGGAAAGAGGTAGAAACACGGATGCCTGGATAGAGATTCGCTTGGATCGAGCACTAGCCACAGAGTCCTGGCTTCAGTTATTCCCGGATGCTAAGTTGTATAATTTAGAAGGCTCTTCATCGGATCACAGTGCGATCTTTCTTGATTTGGTTCGCAGGAGTTCAAGGAAAAAACGGAGATTTTTTCGATTTGAAAATGCGTGGCTGACTGAGCCACTGTGTAGTATTATAGTTCAAGACAATTGGGAAGACAATGTTGGGTTGAATATTCAGCAAAAAATCCAACGTTGTGCAGAGAACTTAGGAGACTGGGGAAAAAAAATAACGGGTGGATTTAACAAAAGAATTCGTGAATGTCATCAAAAGTTAAAACAACTACGTAGAAGAAGGGATGCCCAGCCGTTGCAGGAGTACAAAGACACGAAACACCAGCTGTATCTAATCCTTGACCAGAAGGAAATCTTTTGGCGCCAACGGTCTAAGCAATTGTGGCTTAACGCTGGTGACAAAAATACAAAGTACTTCCATGCAGCCTGCAATAAAAGACAAAGGACAAATCGAATTACTAAACTCAAAGATGGTTCTGGTGAATGGCTTGACTGGAAAAATGGTCTAGAAAACCTTATACAGTCCTTTTATTCGAATCTGTTTACAACTGCACAGGTGGATTACGGGGAGGTCGTGGATTGTGTATCTCAGACCCTGGATCATGAACACAATAGTGAGCTGACCAAAGATGTGACACGCGAGGAAGTGAGATTTGCTATTTTTCAAATGCATCCTGACAAAGCCCCGGGGCCTGATGGGATGACCCCGGCATTTTTTCAGAAGCATTGGCACATTGGTGGGGAGGATGTATACAAGATGGTAAAACATTTCTTTGTCACAGGTGATTTAATAGATGGGCTGAATGACACTAACATCATCTTAATTCCGAAAAAGAAAAACCTTACGGTGGTTGGTGACTTAAGGCCAATAGCTCTTTGCAATGTTCTCATGAAAATTATCACCAAGGTCATGGCAAATCGAATGAAGGGATTACTCGATCATGTGGTGACAGAAACTCAAAGTGCATTCATCCCTAATAGACTTATTTCTGATAACGTTATGATCTCTTACGAAATCATGCACTACCTAAAAGGGAAAAGAACCGGGAAAGACGGATATATGGCCTTGAAACTCGATATTAGTAAGGCATATGACCGTATAGAGTGGGAGTTTTTGCGTGCTATTCTTCTGAAAATGGGGTTTTCGCAATGGTGGGTTTATCTTGTCCTCAAATGTGTAACCACGGTTGCCTATACAATCAGCCATG CAAACCCGGAGGAAGCATTAAGGATGCGTGATCTGCTAGAAATTTATGAACGGGCTACTGGGCAGCAAGTGAATAAGTCCAAGTCCACGGTGTTCTACAGTTCTAACGTCTTGCAGTATAACAGGGAGTTT GACAAGGTGAACGCGAAAATAAGAACCTGGGATGGCAATTTTATCTCGAGGTCTGGCAAAGAGATTTTGGTTAAGCATGTTGCTCAAACACTGCCAACATATGCGATGAATGTCTTTCTATTGCCGCTGGAAATTACAAGGAATATTGAGCAATGTTTAGCGAATTTTTGGTGGAATTCGGGTAAAGCAAATAGCTCCAGCTTACACTGGATGAGTTGGGACATATTGGCAAGAGACAAAAACGCAGGTGGAATGGGATTTAGACACTTTCGTGATTTTAATATCGCGATGTTGGGCAAACAATTGTGGAGATTGATCACAAACCCAACTGGCTTGGTTGCTAGACTCTATAAGGCCAAGTATTTTGCCACTGTTGATGTCTTTCAAGCTGAATTAGGCCATAACCCCAGCTTCATTTGGCGGAGTTTATTAGAGGCAAAACAACTCTTACTTGATGGTTCTAGATGGCGAGTTGGTGATGGCCAGCACATTCAGATACTTGGCCAACCATGGTTACTAACAGAGGTGAACCCTTTTATTACGTCTAATATTCAACCTCTGCAGAATCAGGTAGTTGCTTCTCTCATGAAAGTTGGTGCGAAAGAATGGGATTTGGAAGTGGTGGCTGATGTGCTCAATGAGAGAGATCAAAACTGTGTGCTAGCTGTCCCGATCTCTAATTCGAACCAGAAAGATAGCTTATTGGAGCCCTGA